A region of Myxococcus stipitatus DSM 14675 DNA encodes the following proteins:
- a CDS encoding DUF7151 family protein: MNAHTKDAPSARTWAALLFVLLSGGCDDIRLGNLLPAHATLTRSEVEPPGAQCERGGSVVFAGPDENDDGVLSESEVTTARYVCADPLPAMLTRLREEPKGARCEHGGRAVDSGLDLNANGVFDDGERLATEYVCATAYPGVLVRTEQIPPGTTCPHGGQLAHAGFDADGDGLLSVPEATRDTLSCMEPAPEPVLSRQVLLGVRPDPCGTQNAYAVEAGFDLDLDGGLDDDEVRATTRMCNPMVPLLRRHREEPPGSHCITGGVAVMAGGDLSGDNELQDEEVRHTAYVCQPASTFHGDYELRDISDAAALQSVARIQGSLIISAPELRELVLPGLESVEGSLTVQDNSLLTRLELPSLSFVRADLTVTDHPLLTQVVLGTSESIGYPLYVGGSLRIERNNALTDMSGLGRSVPRRDFVLRKNNRLTAPGEFSFVESLQGDLVIEFNELLPAPPLFPNLRDIGGTLNLHGNPALATLVGLRTLQRINEDLIVDDNDSLTTVSELTKLLSTHLVSVKGNKGLRTFSLPSLFSARTGIHVEDNETLEEVGPFGGRLELGDFMLSDNPALLRIQGLGSPLNISGTLTLLMNKKVESLGAFAALTSLRTLDVQYANALTSLEGLHHITSLKTLTVRRNQRLTQFRLDALTNVSEGFEVTFNPFLPACLVVALAEAVHTGPLDQRYVRSNHEGAICDPPPEVSGQARTDARSPSLP, encoded by the coding sequence ATGAACGCGCACACGAAAGACGCCCCCTCCGCGCGGACCTGGGCCGCCCTCCTGTTCGTCCTGTTGTCGGGAGGCTGTGACGACATCCGCCTGGGGAACCTCCTCCCCGCCCACGCGACGCTCACGCGCTCCGAGGTGGAGCCGCCCGGGGCCCAGTGTGAGCGTGGCGGAAGCGTGGTCTTCGCGGGCCCGGATGAGAATGACGACGGCGTCCTCTCCGAGAGCGAGGTCACCACGGCCCGGTATGTCTGCGCGGACCCGCTCCCCGCCATGCTGACGCGCCTCCGCGAGGAGCCCAAGGGTGCCCGCTGCGAGCATGGCGGGCGCGCCGTGGACTCGGGCCTGGACCTCAATGCGAATGGCGTCTTCGACGACGGCGAGCGCCTCGCCACCGAGTACGTCTGTGCCACCGCCTATCCGGGGGTCCTCGTCCGCACGGAGCAGATCCCCCCAGGAACGACGTGCCCCCATGGAGGCCAGCTCGCGCACGCGGGGTTCGACGCCGACGGGGACGGGCTCCTGTCGGTCCCGGAAGCCACGCGCGACACGCTGAGCTGCATGGAGCCCGCGCCCGAGCCTGTCCTCTCGAGGCAGGTGCTGTTGGGCGTCCGACCCGACCCCTGCGGCACGCAGAACGCGTACGCCGTGGAGGCGGGCTTCGACCTGGACCTGGACGGAGGGCTCGACGACGACGAGGTGCGCGCGACCACGCGCATGTGCAACCCGATGGTGCCCCTGCTGCGGCGCCACCGAGAAGAACCTCCTGGCTCCCACTGCATCACCGGGGGTGTCGCGGTGATGGCCGGCGGAGACCTCAGTGGCGACAATGAATTGCAAGACGAGGAGGTCCGCCACACCGCCTACGTCTGCCAGCCCGCCTCCACCTTCCATGGTGACTACGAGCTGCGAGACATCTCGGATGCGGCGGCCCTCCAGTCGGTGGCACGCATCCAAGGGAGCCTCATCATCTCCGCGCCCGAGCTTCGGGAGCTCGTCCTTCCCGGGCTCGAGTCCGTGGAAGGCTCGCTGACGGTCCAGGACAACTCGCTGCTGACGCGCTTGGAGCTGCCTTCCCTGAGCTTCGTTCGCGCGGACCTCACCGTCACCGACCATCCCCTGTTGACCCAGGTGGTGTTGGGCACCTCCGAGTCCATCGGCTATCCCCTGTATGTGGGTGGCAGCCTGAGAATCGAGCGCAACAACGCCCTCACGGACATGAGTGGACTCGGTCGGAGCGTCCCCCGGCGGGACTTCGTGCTGAGGAAGAACAACCGCCTGACGGCGCCTGGGGAGTTCTCCTTCGTCGAGAGCCTCCAGGGAGACCTGGTCATCGAGTTCAACGAGCTCCTGCCCGCGCCTCCGCTCTTCCCCAACCTCCGCGACATCGGCGGCACCCTGAACCTCCACGGCAATCCCGCGCTGGCCACGCTCGTGGGGCTGAGGACCCTCCAGCGCATCAACGAAGACCTCATCGTCGACGACAACGACTCGCTGACGACCGTCTCGGAGCTGACGAAGCTCCTCTCCACCCACCTCGTCTCAGTCAAGGGCAACAAGGGGCTGCGGACCTTCTCGCTCCCCTCGCTGTTCAGCGCCCGGACGGGAATCCATGTCGAAGACAACGAGACGCTCGAGGAAGTCGGTCCGTTCGGCGGAAGGCTGGAGCTTGGCGACTTCATGCTCAGCGACAACCCGGCGCTCTTGCGCATCCAGGGCCTGGGCTCGCCGTTGAACATCTCGGGCACCCTCACGCTCCTCATGAACAAGAAAGTCGAGAGCCTGGGGGCCTTCGCGGCGCTGACGTCCCTGAGGACGCTGGATGTGCAGTACGCCAACGCGCTGACGAGCCTGGAGGGCCTGCACCACATCACCTCGCTGAAGACGCTCACGGTCCGCAGGAACCAGAGACTCACCCAGTTCCGGCTCGACGCACTGACGAACGTGAGCGAGGGGTTCGAGGTGACGTTCAATCCGTTCCTGCCCGCCTGCCTGGTCGTCGCGTTGGCGGAGGCCGTCCACACCGGGCCGCTGGACCAGCGCTATGTCCGCAGCAACCACGAGGGCGCCATCTGCGACCCTCCGCCGGAGGTCAGCGGACAGGCGCGCACGGACGCTCGAAGTCCAAGCCTCCCCTGA